The following are encoded together in the Pseudomonas xantholysinigenes genome:
- a CDS encoding CsiV family protein, with protein MRAIRCLPLLLALLTPAAFAAGPYQVEMVLVRQNAVPAITSPFAPEDWSAGAPRLEQGAERPTGLGDEVTRLQATADYTVLLHKAWQQDGDSVALSAGDEQFGHFPIEGNLRIKEDRFIAVDANLWVNQLDGNGSVLRSEQFKQSNSNMKAGQLTFLDGGHLAVLLKVSPAGMRKIPLPDPEMMEQ; from the coding sequence ATGCGTGCCATCCGTTGCCTGCCTTTGCTGCTGGCGTTGCTTACCCCGGCCGCTTTCGCCGCAGGGCCTTACCAGGTGGAAATGGTCCTGGTAAGGCAGAATGCCGTACCGGCGATTACCAGCCCGTTCGCCCCGGAAGACTGGAGCGCTGGCGCGCCGCGCCTGGAACAAGGCGCCGAGCGCCCAACCGGCCTCGGCGACGAAGTCACCCGCCTGCAGGCCACCGCCGACTACACCGTACTGCTGCACAAGGCCTGGCAGCAGGACGGCGACAGCGTCGCCCTGAGCGCCGGCGACGAACAGTTCGGCCACTTCCCCATCGAAGGTAATCTGCGGATCAAGGAAGATCGCTTCATCGCCGTCGACGCCAACCTCTGGGTCAACCAGCTCGACGGCAATGGCAGCGTGCTGCGCAGCGAACAGTTCAAGCAGAGCAACAGCAACATGAAAGCCGGCCAGCTGACCTTCCTCGATGGCGGGCACCTGGCCGTGCTGCTCAAGGTTTCGCCCGCCGGCATGCGCAAGATCCCGCTGCCGGATCCAGAGATGATGGAGCAGTGA
- the mfd gene encoding transcription-repair coupling factor, with the protein MSVLRLPKLSATAGKQTWGNLPGAALSLAVAEAASTAGRFTLLLTADSQAADRLEQELRFFAPDLPVLPFPDWETLPYDLFSPHQDIISQRIASLYRLPELDHGILVVPITTALHRLAPTRFLLGSSLVLDVGQKVDVEQMRSRLEASGYRCVDTVYEHGEFAVRGALIDLFPMGSKQPYRIDLFDDEIETLRTFDPESQRSIDKVDSIRLLPAREFPMQKEEVTRFKARFRERFDVDFRRSAIFQDLTSGIIPAGIEYYLPLFFEETATLFDYLPADTQVFSLPGVEQAAEHFWNDVRGRYEERRGDLSRPLLPPAELFLPVEDCFARLKQWPRVVVSSEDLDAGAGRERFPARALPNLAIEAKANQPLAELANFLDQFSGRVLFTAESAGRREVLLELLERLKVRPETVDSWADFITGKARLAITIAPLDDGLLLDDPAIALVAESPLFGQRVMQRRRREKRGEAANDAVIKNLTELREGAPVVHIDHGVGRYLGLATLEIDGQAAEFLTLEYAEGAKLYVPVANLHLIARYTGSDDALAPLHRLGSEAWQKAKRKAAEQVRDVAAELLDIYARRAARKGYAFADPAADYATFSAGFPFEETPDQQAAIEAVRADMLAGQPMDRLVCGDVGFGKTEVAMRAAFIAVHSGRQVAVLVPTTLLAQQHYNSFRDRFADWPVKVEVMSRFKSAKEVASAAAELAEGKIDILIGTHKLLQDDVRFKDLGLAIIDEEHRFGVRQKEQLKALRSEVDILTLTATPIPRTLNMAVSGMRDLSIIATPPARRLSVRTFVMEQNKSTVKEALLRELLRGGQVYYLHNDVKTIEKCAAELAELVPEARIGIGHGQMRERELEQVMSDFYHKRFNVLIASTIIETGIDVPSANTIVIERADKFGLAQLHQLRGRVGRSHHQAYAYLLTPPRQQISADAEKRLEAIANTQDLGAGFVLATNDLEIRGAGELLGEGQSGQIQAVGFTLYMEMLERAVKAIRKGAQPNLEQPLGGGPEINLRLPALIPEDYLPDVHARLILYKRIASAADEEGLKDLQVEMIDRFGLLPEPTKNLMRLTLLKLQAEKLGIKKVDAGPNGGKLEFEAETPVDPLTLIKLIQGQPKRYKFEGATQFRFLVPMERPEERFNTLEALFERLAPQTN; encoded by the coding sequence GTGTCAGTTCTGCGCCTACCTAAACTGTCGGCCACGGCCGGCAAACAAACCTGGGGCAACCTGCCCGGCGCGGCCTTGAGCCTGGCCGTCGCCGAGGCGGCCAGTACCGCTGGTCGCTTCACCCTGTTGCTGACTGCCGACAGCCAGGCCGCCGACCGCCTGGAGCAGGAGCTGCGCTTCTTCGCGCCCGATCTGCCGGTGCTGCCGTTTCCCGACTGGGAAACCCTGCCCTACGACCTGTTCTCGCCGCACCAGGACATCATCTCCCAGCGCATCGCCAGCCTCTATCGGCTGCCGGAGCTGGACCACGGCATCCTCGTGGTGCCGATCACCACCGCCCTGCACCGTCTGGCGCCGACCCGCTTCCTGCTGGGCAGCAGCCTGGTGCTGGACGTCGGCCAGAAGGTCGACGTCGAGCAGATGCGCAGCCGCCTCGAGGCCAGCGGCTACCGCTGCGTCGACACAGTGTACGAACATGGCGAGTTCGCCGTGCGTGGCGCGCTGATCGACCTGTTCCCCATGGGCAGCAAGCAGCCGTACCGCATCGACCTGTTCGACGACGAGATCGAGACCCTGCGCACCTTCGACCCCGAGAGCCAGCGCTCCATCGACAAGGTCGACTCGATCCGCCTGCTGCCGGCGCGCGAATTCCCCATGCAAAAGGAAGAAGTGACCCGTTTCAAGGCACGCTTCCGTGAACGCTTCGACGTCGACTTCCGCCGCAGCGCGATCTTCCAGGACCTCACCAGCGGCATCATTCCTGCCGGCATCGAGTACTACCTGCCGCTGTTCTTCGAAGAAACCGCGACCCTGTTCGACTACCTGCCAGCGGACACCCAGGTGTTCTCGCTACCCGGCGTGGAACAGGCCGCCGAGCACTTCTGGAACGACGTGCGTGGGCGCTACGAAGAGCGCCGCGGCGACCTCAGCCGGCCGCTGCTGCCCCCGGCGGAGCTGTTCCTGCCGGTGGAGGACTGCTTCGCCCGCCTCAAGCAATGGCCACGGGTGGTGGTCAGCAGCGAGGACCTCGATGCCGGCGCCGGGCGCGAACGCTTTCCGGCCCGCGCCCTACCCAACCTGGCGATTGAGGCCAAGGCCAACCAGCCCCTGGCGGAACTGGCGAATTTCCTCGACCAGTTCAGTGGCCGGGTGCTGTTCACCGCCGAATCCGCCGGCCGACGCGAAGTGCTGCTGGAACTGCTCGAGCGCCTGAAGGTACGCCCCGAGACGGTCGACAGCTGGGCCGACTTCATCACCGGCAAGGCACGCCTGGCGATCACCATCGCCCCGCTGGACGACGGCCTGCTGCTGGACGACCCGGCCATCGCCCTGGTCGCCGAAAGCCCGTTGTTCGGCCAACGCGTGATGCAACGCCGACGCCGCGAGAAACGCGGCGAGGCGGCCAACGACGCGGTGATCAAGAACCTCACCGAGCTGCGCGAAGGCGCGCCGGTGGTGCACATCGACCATGGCGTGGGCCGCTACCTGGGCCTGGCGACCCTGGAAATCGACGGCCAGGCCGCCGAATTCCTCACCCTCGAATACGCCGAGGGCGCCAAGCTCTACGTGCCGGTGGCCAACCTGCACCTGATCGCCCGCTACACCGGCAGCGACGACGCCCTGGCGCCGCTGCACCGGCTCGGCTCCGAGGCCTGGCAGAAGGCCAAGCGCAAGGCCGCCGAGCAGGTGCGCGACGTCGCCGCCGAACTGCTCGACATCTACGCACGCCGCGCCGCGCGCAAAGGCTACGCTTTCGCCGATCCGGCCGCCGACTACGCCACCTTCAGCGCCGGCTTCCCGTTCGAGGAAACCCCCGACCAGCAGGCCGCCATCGAAGCGGTGCGCGCCGACATGCTGGCCGGCCAGCCCATGGACCGCCTGGTCTGCGGCGACGTCGGCTTCGGCAAGACCGAAGTGGCCATGCGCGCCGCCTTCATTGCCGTGCACAGCGGCCGCCAGGTCGCGGTGCTGGTGCCCACCACCCTGCTCGCCCAGCAGCACTACAACAGCTTCCGGGACCGCTTCGCCGACTGGCCGGTAAAGGTCGAGGTGATGAGCCGCTTCAAGTCGGCCAAGGAAGTCGCCAGCGCCGCAGCGGAACTGGCCGAAGGCAAGATCGACATTCTCATCGGCACCCACAAGCTGCTGCAGGACGATGTACGCTTCAAGGACCTGGGCCTGGCGATCATCGATGAGGAGCACCGTTTCGGCGTACGTCAGAAGGAGCAGCTCAAGGCCCTGCGCAGCGAGGTGGACATCCTCACCCTGACCGCAACGCCCATCCCGCGCACGCTGAACATGGCGGTCTCGGGCATGCGCGACCTGTCGATCATCGCCACCCCGCCGGCTCGGCGCCTGTCGGTGCGCACCTTCGTCATGGAGCAGAACAAGAGCACGGTCAAGGAGGCGCTGCTGCGCGAGCTGCTGCGCGGCGGCCAGGTGTACTACCTGCACAACGATGTGAAGACCATCGAGAAATGCGCCGCGGAGCTTGCCGAACTGGTGCCTGAGGCACGCATCGGCATCGGCCACGGGCAGATGCGCGAACGCGAACTCGAACAGGTGATGAGCGACTTCTACCACAAACGCTTCAACGTGCTGATCGCCTCGACCATCATCGAGACCGGCATCGACGTGCCCAGCGCCAACACCATCGTCATCGAGCGCGCCGACAAGTTCGGCCTGGCCCAGCTGCACCAGCTGCGCGGTCGGGTCGGGCGCAGCCACCACCAGGCCTACGCCTACCTGCTGACGCCGCCGCGCCAGCAGATCAGCGCCGATGCCGAAAAACGCCTGGAGGCCATCGCCAACACCCAGGACCTCGGCGCAGGCTTCGTCCTGGCCACCAACGACCTGGAGATCCGCGGCGCCGGCGAGCTGCTCGGCGAAGGCCAGAGCGGACAGATCCAGGCCGTCGGCTTCACCCTGTACATGGAAATGCTCGAGCGCGCGGTCAAGGCCATCCGCAAGGGTGCCCAACCGAACCTCGAGCAGCCGCTGGGCGGCGGTCCGGAGATCAACCTGCGCCTGCCGGCGCTGATCCCCGAGGACTACCTGCCCGACGTGCATGCGCGCCTGATCCTGTACAAGCGCATTGCCTCGGCGGCCGACGAAGAAGGCCTCAAGGACCTGCAGGTGGAGATGATCGACCGCTTCGGCCTGCTGCCGGAGCCGACCAAGAACCTGATGCGCCTGACCCTGCTCAAGCTGCAGGCGGAAAAGCTCGGCATCAAGAAAGTCGACGCTGGCCCCAACGGCGGCAAGCTCGAGTTCGAAGCCGAGACCCCGGTCGACCCGCTGACCCTGATCAAGCTGATCCAGGGCCAGCCCAAACGCTACAAGTTCGAAGGCGCGACCCAGTTCCGCTTCCTGGTACCTATGGAACGCCCCGAAGAACGCTTCAACACCTTGGAGGCGCTGTTCGAGCGCCTCGCCCCACAAACGAATTAA
- a CDS encoding glyceraldehyde-3-phosphate dehydrogenase: MWKVTVTQKPDQCLGEWIDREALAEAMIPLIGQLYRNNNVVSSIYGRSLINRSVISILKAHRFARHRQADETELSVHETFPLLKAMSELKLGAASVDLGKLANKFKAEGNGRSAEQFVRDELAEVVGQQNASARKGTDVVLYGFGRIGRLLARILIEKTGGGDGLRLRAIVVRKGAENDLTKRASLLRRDSVHGPFDGTIVIDEENNTITANGNLIQVIYAKSPSEVDYTQYGIHDALIVDNTGVWRDADGLGQHLACPGAARVILTAPGKGALKNIVHGINHGDITADDKIISAASCTTNAIVPVLKAINDQYGIVNGHVETVHSFTNDQNLIDNFHKGSRRGRAAPLNMVITETGAATAAAKALPVLKGKLTGNAIRVPTPNVSMAILNLNLEKGTNREELNEYLRQTAMHSDLHKQIDYVSSQEVVSTDFVGSRHAGVVDAEATICNDNRVVLYVWYDNEFGYSCQVVRVMEDMAGVNPPAFPR; this comes from the coding sequence ATGTGGAAGGTTACCGTGACTCAGAAGCCCGACCAGTGTCTTGGTGAGTGGATCGATCGTGAAGCCCTGGCTGAAGCGATGATCCCGCTTATCGGTCAGCTCTACCGCAACAACAACGTGGTGAGCTCGATCTATGGCCGCAGCCTGATCAACCGTTCGGTTATCTCGATCCTCAAAGCCCACCGCTTTGCCCGTCACCGTCAAGCCGACGAGACCGAGCTGTCGGTCCACGAGACATTCCCGCTGCTCAAGGCCATGAGCGAGCTGAAACTGGGCGCGGCTTCCGTCGACCTGGGCAAGCTGGCCAACAAGTTCAAGGCCGAAGGCAATGGCCGCAGCGCCGAGCAGTTCGTTCGTGACGAACTGGCCGAGGTGGTGGGTCAGCAGAACGCTTCCGCACGCAAGGGCACCGACGTCGTCCTGTACGGTTTCGGCCGCATCGGCCGCCTGCTGGCGCGCATCCTCATCGAAAAGACCGGTGGTGGCGACGGCCTGCGCCTGCGCGCCATCGTCGTGCGCAAGGGCGCCGAGAACGACCTGACCAAGCGCGCCAGCCTGCTGCGTCGCGACTCGGTACACGGTCCGTTCGACGGCACCATCGTCATCGATGAAGAGAACAACACCATCACCGCCAACGGCAACCTGATCCAGGTGATCTACGCCAAGAGCCCGAGCGAAGTCGACTACACCCAGTACGGCATCCACGATGCGCTGATCGTCGACAACACCGGCGTATGGCGTGACGCCGACGGCCTGGGCCAGCACCTGGCCTGCCCGGGCGCCGCTCGCGTGATCCTCACCGCGCCTGGCAAGGGTGCGCTGAAGAACATCGTGCATGGCATCAACCACGGTGACATCACTGCCGATGACAAGATCATCTCGGCGGCGTCCTGCACCACCAACGCCATCGTGCCGGTGCTCAAGGCCATCAACGACCAGTACGGCATCGTCAACGGCCACGTCGAAACCGTTCACTCGTTCACCAACGACCAGAACCTGATCGACAACTTCCACAAGGGCAGCCGCCGTGGCCGCGCCGCGCCGCTGAACATGGTCATCACCGAGACCGGTGCCGCCACCGCCGCCGCCAAGGCATTGCCAGTGCTCAAGGGCAAGCTGACCGGTAACGCGATCCGCGTTCCGACACCGAACGTGTCGATGGCCATTCTCAACCTGAACCTCGAGAAAGGCACCAACCGCGAAGAGCTCAACGAGTACCTGCGCCAGACCGCCATGCACTCGGACCTGCACAAGCAGATCGACTACGTCAGCTCCCAGGAAGTGGTGTCCACCGACTTCGTCGGCTCGCGTCACGCCGGTGTGGTCGACGCCGAGGCGACCATCTGCAACGACAACCGCGTCGTTCTGTATGTCTGGTACGACAACGAGTTCGGTTACAGCTGCCAGGTGGTGCGCGTGATGGAAGACATGGCCGGTGTGAACCCGCCAGCGTTTCCACGCTGA
- a CDS encoding FAD:protein FMN transferase: MRTVLLFTLALLAACNQGPALERFGGPTMGSSYSIQYVRQPGGPAPAQVQAEVEAILQSIDARYSTYRGDSTVSRFNHLPANQCLVIDGDMRALVSFGQQLAAQSQGAFDLTVEPLLDLWGFGPQARELQVPDPQALARARQRVGYQHLRLEGDNLCKDAPVELDFNSIAAGHAVDLIAERLRAMGIDSFLAEATGELKAVGRKPDGSAWRVALELPREDRRIARQVIPVQDLAVSTSGDYRHYFEDNGRRYSHTFDARLGRPVEHDLAAVTVLDDSALLADGYSTLLLILGPERGWDFAVAHGVAAVLVTRTGAGFVSRGTPAFERAVKDE, translated from the coding sequence TTGCGCACAGTTCTTCTGTTCACCTTGGCGCTCCTCGCTGCTTGCAATCAGGGCCCCGCCCTCGAGCGCTTCGGCGGCCCGACCATGGGCAGCAGCTACAGCATCCAGTACGTGCGCCAGCCTGGCGGCCCGGCGCCGGCTCAGGTGCAGGCCGAGGTCGAGGCCATCCTCCAGTCGATCGACGCCCGCTATTCCACCTACCGCGGTGACTCCACCGTCAGCCGTTTCAACCATTTGCCAGCCAACCAGTGCCTGGTCATCGACGGCGACATGCGTGCGCTGGTCAGCTTTGGCCAGCAGTTGGCCGCACAGAGCCAGGGCGCCTTTGACCTGACGGTGGAGCCGCTGCTCGACCTCTGGGGCTTCGGCCCCCAGGCTCGCGAGCTGCAGGTGCCCGACCCGCAGGCCTTGGCGCGTGCTCGCCAGCGTGTTGGCTACCAGCACCTGCGCCTGGAGGGCGACAACCTGTGCAAGGACGCGCCAGTCGAGCTGGATTTCAACAGCATCGCCGCCGGCCATGCCGTCGACCTGATCGCCGAGCGGCTGCGGGCCATGGGTATCGACAGCTTTCTCGCCGAAGCCACCGGCGAGCTCAAGGCGGTGGGGCGCAAACCGGATGGCAGCGCCTGGCGGGTGGCCCTGGAGCTACCGCGCGAGGATCGCCGGATCGCCCGTCAGGTCATCCCGGTGCAGGATTTGGCGGTGTCGACCTCGGGTGACTATCGCCATTATTTCGAGGACAATGGCCGGCGCTATTCGCACACCTTCGACGCCCGTCTCGGGCGCCCGGTCGAACATGACCTGGCGGCAGTGACGGTGCTCGATGATTCTGCGCTGCTGGCTGATGGCTACTCGACCCTGCTGCTGATTCTCGGGCCGGAGCGGGGCTGGGATTTCGCCGTGGCGCACGGGGTCGCCGCCGTGCTGGTGACCCGGACCGGGGCTGGCTTCGTCTCCCGTGGCACGCCAGCGTTCGAGCGGGCAGTGAAAGACGAGTGA
- the sthA gene encoding Si-specific NAD(P)(+) transhydrogenase, whose product MAVYNYDVVVLGSGPAGEGAAMNAAKAGRKVAMVDSRRQVGGNCTHLGTIPSKALRHSVRQIMQFNTNPMFRAIGEPRWFSFPDVLKSAEKVISKQVASRTGYYARNRVDVFVGTGSFADEQTIEVVCPNGVVEKLNAKHIIIATGSRPYRPADIDFNHPRVYDSDTILSLSHTPRKLIVYGAGVIGCEYASIFSGLGVLVELVDNRGQLLSFLDSEISQALSYHFSNNNITVRHNEEYDRVEGLDNGVILHLKSGKKIKADALLWCNGRTGNTDKLGLENIGIKVNSRGQIEVDETYRTSVANIYGAGDVIGWPSLASAAHDQGRSAAGSIVDNGSWRFVNDVPTGIYTIPEISSIGKNEQELTQAKVPYEVGKAFFKSMARAQIAGEPQGMLKILFHRETLEVLGVHCFGYQASEIVHIGQAVMNQPGEQNNLKYFVNTTFNYPTMAEAYRVAAYDGLNRLF is encoded by the coding sequence ATGGCTGTCTACAACTACGACGTAGTGGTGCTGGGTTCCGGCCCGGCCGGTGAGGGCGCGGCAATGAACGCCGCCAAAGCAGGGCGCAAGGTGGCGATGGTCGACAGCCGTCGCCAGGTCGGAGGCAACTGCACCCACCTGGGCACCATCCCGTCCAAGGCGCTGCGTCACTCCGTGCGGCAGATCATGCAGTTCAACACCAACCCGATGTTCCGCGCCATCGGCGAGCCGCGCTGGTTCTCCTTCCCCGACGTGCTCAAGAGCGCCGAGAAGGTCATCAGCAAGCAGGTCGCCTCGCGTACCGGCTACTACGCGCGCAACCGCGTCGATGTGTTCGTCGGCACCGGCAGCTTCGCCGACGAGCAGACCATCGAAGTGGTCTGCCCCAATGGCGTGGTCGAGAAGCTCAACGCCAAGCACATCATCATCGCCACCGGTTCGCGTCCGTACCGCCCGGCCGATATCGACTTCAACCACCCACGCGTCTATGACAGCGACACCATCCTCAGCCTCAGCCACACCCCGCGCAAGCTGATCGTCTACGGTGCCGGGGTAATCGGTTGCGAATACGCCTCGATCTTCAGCGGCCTGGGCGTGCTGGTGGAACTGGTCGACAACCGCGGCCAGCTGCTGAGCTTCCTGGATTCGGAAATCTCCCAGGCGCTGAGCTATCACTTCAGCAACAACAACATCACCGTGCGCCACAACGAGGAGTACGACCGCGTCGAGGGCCTGGACAACGGGGTGATCCTGCACCTGAAGTCGGGCAAGAAGATCAAGGCCGACGCCTTGCTGTGGTGCAACGGGCGTACCGGCAACACCGACAAGCTGGGCCTGGAGAACATCGGCATCAAGGTCAACAGCCGCGGCCAGATCGAAGTCGACGAGACCTACCGCACCAGCGTGGCGAACATCTATGGCGCCGGTGACGTGATCGGCTGGCCGAGCCTGGCCAGCGCCGCCCACGACCAGGGTCGTTCGGCCGCTGGCAGCATCGTCGACAACGGCAGCTGGCGCTTCGTCAACGATGTACCGACCGGCATTTACACCATTCCGGAGATCAGCTCGATCGGCAAGAACGAGCAGGAGCTGACCCAGGCCAAGGTGCCGTACGAAGTGGGCAAGGCGTTCTTCAAGAGCATGGCCCGCGCGCAGATCGCCGGCGAGCCGCAAGGCATGCTGAAGATCCTGTTCCACCGCGAAACCCTCGAGGTCCTCGGCGTGCACTGCTTCGGCTACCAGGCCTCGGAGATTGTGCACATCGGCCAGGCGGTGATGAACCAGCCGGGCGAGCAGAACAACCTCAAGTACTTCGTCAACACCACCTTCAACTACCCGACCATGGCCGAAGCCTATCGGGTAGCTGCCTACGACGGCCTGAACCGGCTTTTTTGA
- a CDS encoding glycerophosphodiester phosphodiesterase has product MTLIYGHRGAKGEAPENTLQSFRQCLSHGVNRCELDLHLSADNELMVIHDPTLKRTTGRRGKVVEHSAADLITYDARKGGPGHVQPCPIPRLEELFEKCPFEHWQLEVKSASRTRAASTVLAIRELAQQYGLLDKVTITSSSREVLGAAQELVPDVKRGLVAEYAWLDPLKVAQNYDCEMLALNWTLCTPERLLKAQKQGLHVSVWTVNEPALMRRLADFGVDSLITDFPGLAKTTLG; this is encoded by the coding sequence GTGACCCTTATCTACGGCCACCGCGGCGCCAAGGGCGAAGCCCCCGAAAATACCTTGCAGAGCTTCCGCCAGTGCTTGTCCCACGGCGTGAACCGCTGCGAACTCGACCTGCACCTGTCGGCCGACAACGAGCTGATGGTGATCCACGACCCGACCCTCAAGCGCACCACCGGCCGACGCGGCAAGGTGGTCGAGCACTCGGCGGCCGACCTGATCACCTATGACGCGCGCAAGGGCGGCCCAGGCCATGTACAGCCATGCCCTATTCCACGGCTCGAAGAGTTGTTCGAGAAATGCCCGTTCGAGCACTGGCAACTGGAGGTCAAGAGCGCCTCGCGCACCCGCGCCGCCAGCACCGTGCTGGCGATCCGCGAACTGGCCCAGCAATACGGCCTGCTGGACAAGGTCACCATTACCTCGAGCTCACGAGAAGTGCTGGGCGCGGCCCAAGAGCTGGTGCCGGACGTCAAGCGTGGGCTTGTGGCCGAATACGCCTGGCTCGACCCGCTGAAAGTGGCGCAGAACTATGACTGCGAGATGCTCGCGCTGAACTGGACCCTATGCACCCCGGAGCGCCTGCTCAAGGCGCAGAAACAGGGTCTGCATGTATCGGTGTGGACGGTCAACGAACCGGCACTGATGCGCCGGCTCGCTGACTTTGGCGTGGACAGCCTGATTACAGACTTTCCCGGTTTGGCCAAGACCACCCTCGGGTAG
- a CDS encoding PilZ domain-containing protein, with product MTTLDEEDRREYYRIEDRIALQISPLSAAEALETELLQDDSELFNLLSELHLSDFESQHLLRQLSEKDRTLAAFLRAQSKRLDLLSAVVAQTLIGEIGQPQAVIISEGGIEFAQAQKIAPGTRVKVKMVLMPRAHGLLLRGRVTHCDPRPDGTFEVGTEFTDMTDAQRQLLARYILQRQQQQRRQALEQNDPAS from the coding sequence ATGACGACATTAGACGAAGAAGATCGCCGCGAATACTACCGCATCGAAGATCGGATCGCACTTCAAATCAGCCCCCTCAGCGCGGCCGAAGCCCTTGAAACAGAACTGTTGCAGGATGATTCCGAGCTGTTCAACCTGCTCAGCGAACTGCATCTGTCGGACTTCGAATCACAACACCTGCTGCGCCAACTGAGCGAGAAGGATCGCACCCTGGCCGCCTTCCTGCGCGCGCAAAGCAAACGCCTCGACCTGCTCAGCGCCGTGGTCGCGCAAACACTGATCGGCGAGATCGGCCAGCCACAAGCGGTGATCATCTCCGAGGGTGGCATCGAGTTCGCCCAGGCACAGAAGATCGCCCCGGGCACCCGGGTGAAAGTGAAGATGGTACTGATGCCCCGCGCCCACGGCCTGCTGCTGCGCGGCCGGGTCACCCACTGCGACCCACGCCCCGACGGTACTTTCGAGGTGGGCACCGAATTCACCGACATGACCGACGCCCAGCGCCAGTTGCTGGCCCGCTACATCCTGCAGCGCCAGCAACAGCAGCGGCGCCAGGCACTGGAACAGAACGACCCCGCGTCCTGA
- a CDS encoding lipoprotein-releasing ABC transporter permease subunit, which yields MFRPLFVFIGTRYTRAKRRNHFVSFISLTSMIGLALGVVVMIVVLSVMNGFDHEMRTRVLGMIPHATLETGQPIDDWQGLASKVKQNPQVLAVAPFTQMQGLLTHDGKVQKVLLNGVDPAREREVSIIDKFVLDGSLDKLAPGEWGIMIGDKAAQKLGVGIGDKLTFVAPEVSVTPAGMFPRMKRFTVVGTFHVGAGEIDGYLGITNIADLSRLHRWKADQVQGIRLKFDDLFQAPRAAWDIAQQLGEQQFYPRDWTRTHGNLYQAIRMEKSMIGLLLLLIVAVAAFNIISTLVMVVNDKRGDIAILRTLGATPAQIMAIFMVQGTVIGVVGTLIGAVLGILGALNVSAAIAGIETLIGHKFLNADVYFIDYLPSQLQAQDVYMVCGAALVLSFFATLYPAWRASRTQPAEALRYE from the coding sequence ATGTTCAGACCTCTATTCGTATTCATTGGTACGCGCTATACCCGTGCCAAGCGTCGCAATCACTTCGTCTCGTTCATTTCGCTCACCTCGATGATCGGCCTCGCCCTGGGCGTGGTGGTGATGATCGTGGTGCTGTCGGTGATGAACGGTTTCGACCACGAGATGCGTACCCGCGTGCTGGGGATGATTCCCCATGCCACACTCGAGACCGGCCAGCCGATCGACGACTGGCAGGGCCTCGCCTCTAAAGTAAAGCAGAATCCGCAGGTGCTGGCGGTCGCGCCTTTCACCCAGATGCAGGGCTTGCTGACCCACGACGGCAAGGTGCAGAAGGTACTGCTCAACGGCGTGGACCCGGCGCGCGAGCGCGAGGTGTCGATCATCGACAAATTCGTCCTCGACGGCAGCCTCGACAAACTCGCGCCAGGCGAGTGGGGCATTATGATCGGCGACAAGGCCGCGCAGAAGCTGGGGGTGGGCATCGGCGACAAGCTGACCTTCGTCGCCCCCGAGGTGAGCGTCACCCCGGCCGGCATGTTCCCGCGCATGAAGCGCTTCACCGTGGTCGGCACCTTCCATGTCGGCGCCGGCGAGATTGACGGCTACCTGGGTATCACCAACATCGCCGACCTGTCGCGCCTGCACCGCTGGAAGGCCGACCAGGTGCAGGGCATCCGCCTGAAGTTCGACGACCTGTTCCAGGCCCCGCGGGCCGCCTGGGACATCGCCCAGCAGTTGGGCGAGCAGCAATTCTACCCGCGTGACTGGACCCGCACCCACGGCAACCTGTACCAGGCCATCCGCATGGAAAAATCCATGATCGGCCTGCTGCTGTTGCTGATCGTGGCGGTGGCGGCGTTCAACATCATTTCCACCCTGGTGATGGTGGTCAACGACAAGCGCGGTGATATCGCCATCCTGCGTACCCTGGGCGCCACGCCGGCGCAGATCATGGCCATCTTCATGGTCCAGGGCACGGTGATCGGCGTGGTCGGCACCCTGATCGGCGCCGTGCTGGGCATCCTCGGCGCGCTCAACGTGAGCGCGGCGATCGCCGGCATCGAGACCCTGATCGGGCACAAGTTCCTCAATGCCGACGTGTATTTCATCGATTATCTGCCCTCGCAGCTGCAGGCCCAGGACGTGTACATGGTCTGTGGCGCGGCGCTGGTCCTGAGTTTCTTCGCCACCCTGTACCCGGCCTGGCGCGCCTCGCGCACCCAGCCGGCAGAGGCGCTACGTTATGAGTGA